The Archangium primigenium genomic interval TTGTAGGTGACCTCGCCCACCTCCAGCACCCGGGCGAACTGCTGGCCCACGCTGTCCCAGATCTCCGGCCACACCTCCGCGCCGGCACGCCCCAGGGCCCACGGGTGCTTGCCTCCGGCGATGGGGGCATAGCCCTCGTTGTAGATCATCACCAGGTCCGGCCCCCAGTAGAGGGCGATGGGAAAGCCGGACCCCAGACAGATGCTGACGGCGGCGCGCAGACTCGCGGACCAGGTGCTCACGGGCCCCAGGCGCGACTGGGACCAATCGACGGAGCGCAGCAGCGCACCCACCGCGCCGCCCCCCATCAGCACCCCTTCCACGTCCTCGGAAGGAGCGGGAGGAGCGGCGCTCGTCGGCTTCGTCATGAAGGATTCCTCACGGAGGGACCCTAACGTGGAACGGGCGGAATCCGGTGGAGGGATCTCGCCCTCCGCCCCCCGCCGGGCCGGTTCCCTTCATGTCCCGTGAAAAGTTTCCACCCCCCGACCCCTCACTGCCCGTCGCTGGACGCGCCCGCGAGGAGGACCGGAGGCCTCAGGTGCTCGCGACGAGCGTCGCGGGACGCACCCGGCGTGCGCGGCGCTCCTGCCGGCGGGCGTGCTGCCGCGACACCATGCCGTAGGTGATGCGGTAGCCCAGCCACGCGACGGGCACGCCCAGCAGCACGGCGCCCACGATGAGGCTCGTCACCACCGAGAGCGCCTCGGGACCGGACAGCGCGGCCAGATCCAACCCCCCCGCGTCACGCGCCGTGGCGGAGGGGGACGCGGGCAGCAGCCAGCGCGCGAACGGACGGCCCACGACGTAGCACAGGCCGTAGAGCGGCGCGGCGGTGAGCGGATTGGTGAGCCACACGCCCGCGGCGGCGGCGACCCGAGACAGGTGCAGGTGGGCGAGCCGCCGCAGCACCTCGGCGAGCAGCAGCGCCAGCGGCAATTGCAGACCCAGCACGGGCAGCAGCGCGACGAACAACCCGAGCGCCATGCCCCCGGCGATCTCCGACGGGGCGCCCGCGCCCCGCATCAGCCGCACCCGAACCCGGCGCAGCTTCCTCTTCACGTGCTTCCACCACGACAACACGGTCCACCACTTTTCTTCGCGTCGGGCGGCGCCGACGCTGGCGTCACATTAACGCGGCGCCCGGGATTTCGCAGGCCCCCTTCACGGGCGCCTGGCAGTGGCGCTTCCAGCGACGAGGGCTCCTAGTTCTTGGAGGACGAAGCACCCGGCGACGCACGGACGAGCGTCAACTCGGCGATCTCCGGCGAGGGCCCCAGGCGCAGCGGCGGGCCCCAGTAGCCGGTGCCCCGGTGGGTGTAGACGCGCACCCCGGCCACGGTGGCCAGTCCCTGGATGACGGGCTGCTGCAGCTTCACGAAGGCCATGAAGGGAAAGAGCTGGCCGCCATGGGTGTGACCGGACAGCTGCAGATCCACGCCCAGGCCGCCCGCGCGCAGGGCCACGCGGGGCTGGTGCGCGAGCAGCAGCCGGGGAACCCCCTCGGGTGCCCCCGCGAGCGCCACGTCCGGCCGGCAGGCGTGCTCCGCGTCCATGCGCCCGCCCTCCAGGTCCGGCACGCCCGCCACCGTGAGCCGCGCCCCGCCACGCTCCACCACCCGGTGGCTGTTGTGCAGCACGGTGAGCCCCAGCCGGGCCACCTCGGCGCTCCAGGCCGCGCCCCCGTGGTAGTACTCGTGGTTGCCGGTGACGTAGTAGACGCCCAGCGGGGCCTCGAGGTCCGCGAGCGGCGCCACCTCGTCGCGCAGCCGCGCGACACTCCCGTCCACCAGGTCCCCCGTCACCGCCACCAGGTCCGGCTGCAGCGCGTTGACCTGCGCCACCACCCGCCGCATGAAGCGCCGGTCCAGGGTGGGGCCAATGTGGATGTCGGACAACTGCACCACCCGCAGGCCGCTCAGCCCCTCGCCCAGGCCCACCACGGGCACCGTCACCCGCTCCACCCGGGCCGGGGCGCGCGCCGTGCGAAAGGCGATGGCGAGCGCCGGCACCACCACGCCCACCACCGCCAGCGCCTCGAGCCGGGCCCAGGCCACCCCCTCGGGCGCCGTGCCGGTCAGGTGCCACACCCACCCCACGACGTCCCCCGCGGCCGTGGCCACGAGCAGCAGGCCGAACGCGCCCATCCAGAGCATGCCGCCCCAGTGCAGCACCTGCTCGACCCAGGAGGAGCGCATGCGCGTGGACGCCATGGCCGCCGGCAGGGAGAAGAAGCCCAGGGCCAGGGCCGTCCAGCCGAGGGCCCCCCAGGGCGCGGGCAGCGCGGGGGCCGCGATGAGCCGCAGTCCGAGGTACACGTGCAACCCCGCCACGAGGCCCAGCATGACCAGCAGCATCAGCAGCATCGTCCCGGGGACCGGGGGGGCCTGGGTGCGCGCGGCGGGAGAGGGGGATGAGGCCTGCACGGCGGGGCTCCTCGCGCGGCGGGGCGCGGCGATGGCGGGGTGGACGCGGGGACATAACAGCCCCCGCGAGTGCTCGCCCGCTCTCCGGAGTCTCCGCCGCACGCCAGGCGTCCGGCCGAATGCGCGGACACCGCCACCCCCTCGCCTTATCTTTCCTCACATGACGCCATCCAATGTGAAGCGAACCGTCCGTCGGGCCCTCACGCTGGCGGCCGTGCTCGCGCTGGGGACGGCCACCGCGAAGGACGAGGAGCGGCCCTACCTCTTCCTGCGCACGCCGCAGAA includes:
- a CDS encoding DUF2062 domain-containing protein encodes the protein MKRKLRRVRVRLMRGAGAPSEIAGGMALGLFVALLPVLGLQLPLALLLAEVLRRLAHLHLSRVAAAAGVWLTNPLTAAPLYGLCYVVGRPFARWLLPASPSATARDAGGLDLAALSGPEALSVVTSLIVGAVLLGVPVAWLGYRITYGMVSRQHARRQERRARRVRPATLVAST
- a CDS encoding metallophosphoesterase; translated protein: MQASSPSPAARTQAPPVPGTMLLMLLVMLGLVAGLHVYLGLRLIAAPALPAPWGALGWTALALGFFSLPAAMASTRMRSSWVEQVLHWGGMLWMGAFGLLLVATAAGDVVGWVWHLTGTAPEGVAWARLEALAVVGVVVPALAIAFRTARAPARVERVTVPVVGLGEGLSGLRVVQLSDIHIGPTLDRRFMRRVVAQVNALQPDLVAVTGDLVDGSVARLRDEVAPLADLEAPLGVYYVTGNHEYYHGGAAWSAEVARLGLTVLHNSHRVVERGGARLTVAGVPDLEGGRMDAEHACRPDVALAGAPEGVPRLLLAHQPRVALRAGGLGVDLQLSGHTHGGQLFPFMAFVKLQQPVIQGLATVAGVRVYTHRGTGYWGPPLRLGPSPEIAELTLVRASPGASSSKN